One stretch of Prionailurus viverrinus isolate Anna chromosome C1, UM_Priviv_1.0, whole genome shotgun sequence DNA includes these proteins:
- the NDUFS5 gene encoding NADH dehydrogenase [ubiquinone] iron-sulfur protein 5, translating into MPFFDVQKRLGLNLDQWMTIQSAEQPHKIPGRCHAFEKEWIECAHGIGGIRAEKECKIEYDDFVECLLRQKTMKRLSDIRRQRDKLIKEGKYTPPPHHLGKEDPRP; encoded by the exons ATGCCTTTCTTTGATGTGCAGAAAAGGCTGGGCCTTAACTTAGATCAGTGGATGACAATCCAAAGTGCTGAGCAGCCTCACAAGATTCCAGGTCGATGCCATGCTTTTGAAAAAGAATGGATAGAATGTGCGCATGGAATTGGTGGTATCCGtgcagagaaagagtgcaagatAGAATATGATGATTTCGTAGAATGTCTGCTTCGGCAGAAAACG ATGAAACGTCTGAGTGACATCAGGAGGCAGCGGGATAAACTGATAAAGGAAGGGAAGTACACACCCCCGCCTCACCACTTGGGCAAGGAGGACCCTAGGCCCTGA